In Zonotrichia leucophrys gambelii isolate GWCS_2022_RI chromosome 15, RI_Zleu_2.0, whole genome shotgun sequence, the DNA window CCAGGGCAGGCTCTCTGTGTGATGGCCACATTTGCTTTGTTGCCAAACTCTTTATTTCGGTCGCTTTGTCTCTTTCTGGCCTTATTTCTGTCAGTTGGTGTTtgcctggagcaggcagcttTTGCAGGGGGTGACTTGGGAAGGTGTGGATCCTTCCTGCAATTTCTGAGACACTCAAAGTGTTTCTGCAGCTTCCCATCTTTGGTCCCTTGAgtcctgccctggcccaggctggagagaggagggactgggctgctcctgggctgtcctggccctgctgggattctGGTACAGAGCAGGGCCATGGCATTGCCCTCTTGGGGACAGGGTTAAAAGGCAGTCACCTCCTCCCCTTCacctcacagctcctgcacaggctgctggctTCTGCCCAGggttttctctccctccttccctccctgtggcactggggatcCTCATTCCCCTCCCTGGCCAGATCccacctctcctgctgccctgcctggtcCATCCCACGGGAttcctgtgcccaggtgagctcagcagagcacagatcTCCATCCACACCCTGGCCTCTGGAAGGTCCCCTTAACCACAAGATTTCACAAGATTTCCAAGGGGTCGGAAAACCTTCGGCACTGGGCAGCGAGCTGGCCTTGgcttcatcctcctcctgtcGTGCTTCAGATGGATTTCAGAGAAATAACCCTTTTTTTAGAGCCAATGCCTGGAAATGCATCTGGAAAGCAATGTCAGGATCCTTCTTCTCTGTCAAATCAGTGAGATTAAACAGGAGTGATGGGAAGTGTTGGTGCAGACAGGAATGTCTGCATCCAGAGGGTTCAGGACACTGGGCTGTGAGTCACAGAAATTAAAGAtgatagtaatttttttttttttttaatacatagaACATTTTGGCATTAACCAGTTGGTGACTGTGTAGTTGGGAGGTTTAGGCACTGCCTTGGACTTCTCAGAGTTTAAATATCACCCCAgaatctcctttttccttctagGAAGTGCAGTGTGTCTGACTAGAGCACAATGAGCATTCAGTGAAATGAGTTGTTGAACACTGAGATCAAaccctttctccccttttccctttgttcCTCAGGAGTACAattcctagaaaaaaaataatcttactGCAGACTTAGCTTGGTCCCTCCAAACCTGGAGATGTTGCACTACAGACACTGCTCCCGTGCTGGAGCTGGTGTGGAAAATGTGAGAAATGTCTGGGGAATTCCCAGTGCAGGATGCAGGCAAGGATTGCTGTGGAGGGGCTGATTCCTGTGTCCCAGGGAGGCTGTGTcagtccctgcctgctctgtggaTCCTGCCCAGAGATGGTTTTGCCACAGGAGATTCACAAGGATCTTTTCTATCCAAGAGTTGCTGTTGTGGAGACCTTGGTtccatccctgtgtgtctgagctgcagagaaaataaagctgGGATGAGTTCAGGTGGTTGGGTGTCTCCTGGTCCTTTCCTAGGGCAGGGAATGTGCTGGTGGGATactcctggcagagcagagcagggcactggggcCCTGGCACCTCTCAGAGAGCACCTGCCTTTATTGCAGGGTGAGGAGaaaggtgcccagagaagctgtggatccctggaagtgtccaaggccaggctggacagagcttggagcaagctgggatcccagtgcaggagctggggagccctgaggagcagccactGGAGCTGACATGGGCTTTGATATTAATAACAATATCATAATACTGTTTCTGCCTGAGCCTGATGCTGGAAGCTCCTTGGAGGAGtgagagctgtgcctgctgctccagcttccCTCTGACTTTGGGTTGGAGCCCTTCAgtgcccctccatccctgcctggagccctcctgcccccctggccattcccagccctccctggctctgctgggagcgGGAGCACGGTGGGAGCGAGGGAGAGGCTCCCAGTCAGTGTGCAAGTGCCATTGTTTTGACACAGAGGCATCTGGCACTGTCAGGAACAGCAAAAAgcaagcccagagcagctgctgccaaggcagagctggcagcagccaggcctgcacagccccagcttccCTGGCATCGGCCGGGACCTGGGCACGCATTGCTCGGGGCCACCGAGGGGAGATGGGGCTGTGGCCACCCCATAAACCTGGGAACTgtggggtgaggagctgggagggatccCTGGAGGCTGGGAGAGATCCCCAGAGGATGGGACAGATCCCTGGAGCCTGGTGCTcgctcagtgctggcacagggcagagctgggtgtcccagcctgctgcaggcacGGGGTGTTCAggagcaaacagcagctcctgctgtccctctcctgctcctacaggctgtccccatcccctggcTCACACCCAGGCTGGTGTTCCCTCTGTTTGATCCCTCTGTTCTGCACCTGTGCCCCATGCTGGATTCCAGGTTAGGATGGAGAggaagctgtgctgagctctggtCTCCACATCCCTGATGTCTCTGTAGCTCATTTTTGGGTTTGCTCCCATTTACCAAgaggtgcagcagctcctgcagcaggtgctgcactGGTCACACCACATGGCACTTGGCACTGTCACCACCTGGGTAAGTGGCACTGAACTGGTGCTCACAAGCTGCTTTTGTGGCTGTTTCTGAGGTCAAGTTCTTCAATCCTGACCCTCTCCAGTTTCCTTGGGGTGGTTTGAGCCCTCCCTGTGTTGCTCTGcccctctgtgcctgccctgccaaggcagggatggggcactgGGGTGGGCACTTTGTGCCAGGGGGAGCTGAGGGTGCCAGACACCCCTTCCTCCACAGACAAACTCAACCTGCTCCTGTCAGGCACAGAGCTGATggttcctgccctgggctgctccagggagggaTTTTCCTTGCCCATTTCCAGGCTAAAAGGGGATTTCAGGAGCTTGTGAGCCCACAGGACTTGCCCTGTGgttctctctgctcctgcagctccaggggagctGTTGTCTCCCCACTTCCAGGGCTGTGCACCCCAAAACTCACCAGGCTGGGGCTCCAGCACACCCTGACAAGGTGGGAGCTCtcatccctctcctccctcgTGAGCCCTGGCCCAGGAAATGCTGCCTTGTGTAAATTCACATCTGACTTGGCACAATGGATGTTTGTGGCGTTGCTGGCGGAGCAGCAGCCGTTGTGCTGCTCCCACATCGTGGTGGTAATCGAGGTGCTTGAGTTATAGCCCAACTTATTCCATTTTACAGCTCCTGCAGCGCTAACAGATGTACGGGCGTCTGATCCAATCATGCAGCAAGAGATTTTGGGGCCAGTTCTTCTCGTTTTGACagtgtgggagctgggagcagccataCATTTTACAAACAAGAATAAACGACCCTTAGCAACAtatggctgtgctggcagctccagagcagtcCCAGATCAGGCACCCTGCGAGGCAGGAATGTTGCTGGGcgctggagctgggcagcctGGACAAAGCATCTGCCTTCCCCCGTGATATTAATGAGGTGCAGGCACTGGAATCCCTATGCTGTatggctgggagggctgggaagagACAAAGAGCTTGGAAAAACaacagccagcccagagctagGGAGGTTTATTTGGATTTAGaggctgggttttgttttggtcactctgctgctgcctggctgacCTTGTGGGgtcaggagcagaggcagctcagctgctctgtgcctctgctccagcctggtgaGGAGGGTGCACCTGAGGgatcacagaattccaggatcatccaggttggaaaagccctccaagatcatcaagcccaagcttgccaccagcccagagcactgagtgccacgtccaggaattcctccagggatggggactccaaacctccctgggcagccccttccagtccctgagcaccctttccatgaggaaattcctcctgctgtCCAACCTcaccctcccctggcacagtttgATGCAGTTtcctctctcctgtccctgttccctgtcccctcctgtcaggagctgtgcagagccacaaagTCCCATCTGAGCCACCCCCATCTCAAGAGCCCATGGCTGTCctgtggccttggggacaaCTCTCAGAGCAGaatgtcccagccctgctgagctgcagccttgTCTCAGCTCCCTCCTAAAGCCAAGCCCTGTGACACATGAGGgtcaccccagcagctccctctgcctcagccctcCAGAAACAACTGCAGTGGGTGGAGAGGGAGAGGGCAGCTGGGAGCACCCCAGTAAATTTAATCTCTCCATCATTTTAAGTGTAGCAGCttgatttatttctccttgcaaTCCAAACAATGCCAGCTTTGGTCCCAAAACAGTAGTGAGATTTCTTCCCcccagctggaaagaaaaaaaaaaggaaatactaTAAATCCCTCCCCAAGCTGATTTATGGAGCGTTCATGAAGAATTTATATTGCAAAggattttattaaattaaacttGAAAAGCCTCTTGATTCCTGAGGTTCAGTCCCAGAGCCAGAGCTCTCGTAAaactggcaggagcaggcagagggaatGGCTGAGGTGACACTGCAGCTGATGGGACCATCCAAATCCAGAGCATTTGTCACTGGGATGTGTTCCAGGCTGAGGCTTGGAAAATTACTCCATGAAAAATGTGCATTAACAAGAGCCATGAAATATCTGCCTCAAACCCAGGTGAGTGATGAGATGGGGGATCTGTTAGTGCTGGGCACTCCTCACTCATTCCTGGGCGTTCCTCACTGCCCAaaaagggacacagagccagagaTTCCTTGGAGAACAAGTTTAAGGTTGCTTCTACTCAAATAATTGAATGGGAAAAGGGGCAGGATGGATTTAAAAGCTGCCCCACTAAAAGCAGGACAAGCTCTAGGTGAGCATCACCACCTTGCAgcccacagaattcccagggGGGGAAAATTACACCAGCAGGGTTCACATGGGTTCTTCCCAGTTGTATTTCCAAGCTGGAAGCAGCCTGGACATGAGTGCAAAGCTGGAATTGTGTGTGTGATGTGGCTGTGAGCTctctccagcctgctctgccgAGGGTTCCATGGAGAAACATTCCAGGAGCCCTTGgggtgctgctcctcaccccaacACCCTTTTCCTGCACCTTCAGTGCTGCCAaaccctgggctctgctcccccagctgttcctgcagctggtcCCACCATTCCAAGGGACAGCTCCCCGTGGAgacacccccagcacacagaccCTGGGATTTGGCCTTTCCTGCTTCACCCCCTccatgctgtgcctggcagaggATGCCCTGGATTGTCAGCTCAGAGAATTCCTCACGTGCACAACGAGAGGCAGCAAAGCCAAGGAATTCTTGGTGCATTCCTGTAAAtctgtgcagctcagctccagccagagctgatggattggaagggacttgGAGCAGCAAAGCTCACAGGGCTCGCTGTTAAAACGTGACAGTTTGTGGCCCTTTGGTACAAGGAAATTCACATTTATTATTTCAGAGCCATGGACACAATTCCCAAaggcctccagctgctgctccataCGAGCACTGTGACTTCAGAGGAGGAGCTGATTGTTTTCCTGATTGTTTTCCCTTCATCATTCCTCAGAGTCCTGTCAGAGCCTTCCCACAgaacctgctgctgcccagggaaatgaaGGATCTCCAAAATGTTATGGAATTCTCCTGCCTCAACTCCCAGCTGGGAGAAGCAGTGGCTCCAGAGCCATCCCCACATGGGATGTGTGGGCCAGGCCCAGGGAACAGGACAGGTGTgtttgggtcccttccaactcaggatattctgtgattctgttccTCTCAGGATTTATCAACAAGGTCCTGGTTATTTCACATGGAAATCCTTGGCAGCTCCCATTTCCAGTCCAGGCTtgttctccctcccttccttgaTGGACAAAAGCAGTCAGCTGGATTTAGTTTTCCATGATCAAGATAAAAAACATTCCAGCTCCCAGCTAGGGCTCAGGTTTTATGTagattttctcttccttcccttccttcattGCAGCATAACGTGCCAGGACAAAGAGATAATCACTGAGCCTGGAAagcaagggaaaagcaggaaaatcaatGATCTTATTCCAGAAGAGAAGCTTGTTGAGAAGCAAACCCCCCAGTTTTATTCCCAGAATTAAGGGAATGCTTCAGTAGGACAGGggaattgtttgggattttatttttttacctgttTAAATACTTGGCCACGTTTGGATCTGCTTCCCCTGCTTGGACTAAAGGGACCACACTggaaaaagcaaagggaaatgcTGGTGTTTGATCTTCCAGCTCTGAGTGCACAAAAACTGGAGCACCTTCCCACCCCAAATGTCACCATGGGGTCCCCACCTTGACTCCTGCAGAAGTGAAGGATTTTTGCATCCCAGGGGGATCTGGGAGGGGTGAATGATGccagaaatgtttgtgtttgtcCTGGAaaccccctgctctgctcctcccatcCATGGGAATCACTGAACAGAGACTAtttacaagggcctggagtgacaggacacagggaatggcttcccactgtcagaggcagggttagatgggatactggaaaaaattcttccctggccagagaagctctggctgccccatccccagacacatccaaggtcaggttggatgaggctgcAGAATCCCCAAAGGTTAAGGTTGGACAAGGAAGAACAGAGCCTGGCTTTGTGCCTCCTGCACTCCTGGAATTGGGCTAAACACACAAAAGCCTGGctggagccccagcccagccctggtttgctgtcactgtggtgtccccatgcccatTTCCTCAGGGtgaccccagcccagcactcaccACCGCTCAGCCCTGCGGCACACGGCTCGGGACAggtggagagcagcactgctcctgcctccaGACTGGAACAGCAAGGGAACACCCCTGAGGgtctgccccagcagggccagcccccctgccctccctcacaCATGGAACTGAGCCCTGTGCCACACCAGgcaaggcagggacagccccccctgccctccctcacaCATGGAACTGAGCCCTGTGCCACACCAggcaaggcagggacagggccagcccccctgccctccctcacaCATGGAACTGAGCCCTGTGCCACACCAGgcaaggcagggacagcagggtgggcagaTGTAACTCCCAGCTCCTTGGCTCTGCTTCTCCCTTGGTGTTTGCCCATGGGAATAGCAGCCTCCCAGGCTGTCCTCCCATGgtaagcagagcagcagggccaccCCAAGGAAATgaggggcacaggcagcacctaCAGGCAGGATGAAGGCTCTGAGGggaggcagctgctctgagtaGCTGTCAATCCAttgctccagctccaggatgggctTCTCGCTGAATGATGTTCGTTCTACAGAGGGGAGAAGAATCAGCTGGAGAAAAGTGATTCAGACAACAAGCTGAGCTCTCATTTTGCTATCTTGGATCAGCAAGCTCTAAGAAACCAAACACTCAGCATGCCAGCACCCacaccaggctgtgccaccccaaaAAAGGCAGGACTTACTGAGGTGAGCCTCCCTGGCTGAGGAGAGTGGTGTGGCAATGTTGGAGCCCACATCCTGCAGCATGCACTGCACCTGGACAGAAACCACaactgctgtcactgccagccATGGCTTTTTGCATTCcagtgctcagcagagctgatcAGCCAAActcacaggctgcccaggcaggacctgggtcactgctgtgcccttgtGGTTGTTTGTGTCCCAGTTTCAAACCTGGAGCTCTGTTACAACAAAACTCATGTTCATATGTGAATCTAACTTAGAATAAACCTAGAGATGAATCTGTCTGCCCATAACTAATAATTTCATCTACCAGCTTCCTTCTTGGTTAAAGAAATTTGCCTCTTAGAGAGCAATCAAGGAAGTCTCAAAGATTTAGATATTGAAATACTAAATGTATTGAATTCCTGTGTGTCAGTGGGAGCACTGTGGCTAAAATTAAGGAGTCCATGTTTTAATAGCACAATGGGAATGAAGATTATCATTAATACTCACTTTATGAAGTTGATCAACAAACGTGTGACCCTTTTCACTGCTAAACTCACCGGCCAGCCTTGggtagagagaaaaaaacaaaacagaattagTTGGGAATAAAGAAATCATAACAAACATACTTTTCTATATGATTTGGATACTCCCAGCCGGTCCTTACCCTATGGCCGAGCTCAGCTCATCCGTGGCTCCGAGGGCCTCGAAGATCCGGTCGCCCTTGGGCCGCCGCTCCCCGGTGAAGGTGCTGGAGAATCCTTTGGGAAGGGCGGGAGGCGCTCAGGGCCCgcctggggagctctgcccgcggcccccggggccccccgggCTCTACCTGAGTCTCCCGTCCTCGTGTAGATCCTCGGGGCCCGCTCGGCAGCGGCGCGCTCGGGGCTGTGGAGGCACAAACCGTGAGGGGACACCGTCCGGGGGGCACACACCGTGAGGGACTCAACGACACCGTGAGGGGGTCCCGGCCCTCCCACGCTCAcctgcccgccccgctccgccacCGCCGCCCCGCCATCCCCGGCAGGCCCCGtcccgccgccaccgccgctcGCCGCCACATCCCTGCCGGCCGCCGTCCCCGCCGCCGTCCCGCCCCCAGCCCACGCTGTCACCCCAGCGCCGCGCCACCCCGCAATGCCCCCTTCCCATTGGCCGCCCGCAAAGTCCCGCCCTCGCACGACGCCCGGCTATTGGCTGAGAGCAGGGAGGCGGGGCAGGGCGCGGCCCCGATTGGTGTGTGGGGCTGTCAGTCACCGTCGGCCGTGCGGCGATGTGGACGCGGGAGCTGGTGGTGTCGGCGCCGGGGAAGGTGATCCTGCACGGGGAGCACGCCGTGGTGCTGGGCAAGGTGAGGGCACGGCGGGGAAACCGGGGCTGCCCGGCCCGGTAAGggctgcccggccccgctgaCCCCCGCTCTCCGCCCGCAGGTGGCCCTGGCCGTGGCGCTGGACCTGCGGACATTTCTCCGCCTGCGGCCCGGCGCTGAGGGCCGGCTGAGCGTCTCCTTGCCCGGCGTTGGTGTCCGgaggagctgggacacccccgACCTCCGGGCCCTGCGGGAGCGGATCGCAGGCAAGGGccgggggaaggaaggaggagctgccccGGGGGCAGTGAGGGGCTCTCGGTACCGTTCGGTGCCTGCCACACCTCGGTGACCGTGCTGGGACCCCCTCCATggggtggctctgcagggacccCCGTGGGGTTATTTGTCCTCCCTGCAGTGTTTTGGGGTCTCGCTGTCTCTAACCCTGCTCACtgacctgtccctgcccctctcaGTTATTTACATTCCCCTTGTGGCCCCGCTGATGCTCAGGTGTCCGtgcgtgtccctgtcccctcctggttTGGGTTCCAGGGATTTGTTCTGGTGCTGTTGTGGCTCCAGCCAGCCTGGGTCTGTTTTCCTGCTTGTCTGTCCCACACCAGCCCTCACAATAAATttctgcagcaccttgcactggctggagccccaggataACCCAGTTCCAAAATCCACGTCCTTTAATGAAGAGTTTGTGACTTGCCATGTTTTCCATAGTGATTGTGGATGGATGCAATGGCAGGTGTAGGCAGGGAAACATTTGGAAATATGGAGTATGGAAACCTTTGGATTTCAGAGTGCCTGGTGgagattttgcttttatttcatcaTAGATCCTCAGGTAGAACCTGAAATTGGCCCCAGCTGTTTCTGCTTGCTGTAACAGAAGGTTTTGTTGGAAATACTGCTCTCAGTGTAGCAATTCCCTGGTTTTTAAGTGTTTAAACTCTCCCCTGCTTGCTTCCATAGCTGATGGTGATGAGTCCAAGTCTCCCAGTGTAGAACAGCTGGATGCACTGAGGGAGTTtgctggaattgctgctggGGCCTCAGCTCCAGACAGTCTCGCCACTCTTGCCTTCCTGTATATGTGCCTGGCCATTTCTGCTAAGTATGGGtaaggctctgctcctgccccaaaATTTTGGTGCTGGGTGGGTACTTCAGGCAGATGAGCTGGGAGTCTCTGCTCTCACTTAGTTTTGAGGGCTGAAACCAGAGCAGTTCATGCCACAGTCACaacacacacacccctccccacagcagg includes these proteins:
- the MMAB gene encoding corrinoid adenosyltransferase MMAB, producing MWRRAAVAAGRGLPGMAGRRWRSGAGSPERAAAERAPRIYTRTGDSGFSSTFTGERRPKGDRIFEALGATDELSSAIGLAGEFSSEKGHTFVDQLHKVQCMLQDVGSNIATPLSSAREAHLKRTSFSEKPILELEQWIDSYSEQLPPLRAFILPSGGRSSAALHLSRAVCRRAERCVVPLVQAGEADPNVAKYLNRLSDYLFVLARYAAMKEGKEEKIYIKPEP